TATGAgatataagattaaaatattttatttgatatgtcAAATTATTTCTATCGTAGGtaattgcattttattaaaGGGTCCCATTACCGAAATACGAAGAGGGGCCCACCGGGAAATGCCCGGTTTCCCGGTAGGCCTATCCGCCCATGTATGCCACGATACTTTGTTTGTCCTTTGCCGTGCCCATAATCCacgttttcattaattttaatattgtcagttgttatttgttgtaatttgtttcaatttttttaaaattatggatCAATTACCTAGCAATACACAATCCGAGATGAAAGGTaagtcattatttaaatattaattaaacgctGTGTATAGAGACCCGACCATCCGGGTACATACTGCGCATGCGCCGggacttgttatattatatattaacttttaaaagtatttttaactgaacatcccccgatttgctatgcaacacctccccaagtgggtcacagggttaagaaaattgcattttttttgttgcacTGAGTCGCCGAGCAgggtcactcgctcgctgcgctcgctcggacaattaaaaacgaaaatatcccccgatttgctatgcaacacctccccaagtgggtcatAGGGTTAAGAAATGTTGTATAGTATGTGCAGTGATAACACGTTTtgcggcactcgtcgctgcgCTTATAGTAGTGCTTATCAATACCCTGATGGTCGGGTCTCTATACACtgtgttaattaaaatgttattgaaaataattgttatgtaaCGTAGacgctataacaacaaaattttttttgaaaatttcaagtatgaatggttattcgtttttgaattaatacacaagatataaaaataccgtatattattttttattgtataatatgtgtattttactatgatgtgttttttttaaaaataatttcccagtaatttttaaaaaaatcaggaaaacaaaaaaatgtgacggaaaaactggaatttttaagcaaaaccaGTTTTAGACAAAGTGATTATGTTATGTGGTTGTAactaaattttcacaaaatatatatattagggtAATCTATGAAcagttaaaaattttttgtgtTGATAGACAActgaaattttcgatttttctaagtatttttattttaatgtcactaaaaaaatattgtgttcccAAAAACCTTgataattgaatacaaagtgtttttaagttttgttgttgtagttaaaaaaaaatcaaaaatcgtgtcacaattttttgttataagcgttttaagttcaaatttttacgaaatatgtgataattacaaaattttacaatttacaatttgcagctgaaaattcataatttttttttataaggttttCTCAAATAGCTATAGAAAAAACTTGAAGGGTTATTATAGGAAAAAATTTTATGAGcatctgaatattatatttttacgaaaacgGGTAACGATAacgattgttttgtttttatttataaataccgaTAAAAATATCTTGGTTTAATcataatacttgaaaatttttatagattcaaaaattataaaaatatatgagcacaattttttttgtattagcgGTTGAAGtgcaaatgttgacaaaattcgtcgaaatcatgaatatttgcaaataaatttgtattaaaaaagtataaaaaatttgcAGAAATagctaaaagttaaaaatttaatacaagattttcCATAAGTTtgctttacaataattatataaaaattttaacattgtccaatccaaaaaaatgtattcgaattttttttattaccttttattattatcaactataaaaattaattatctgaAATAATGTCATCTCATTTGGTGTGGGTCTTTATGATGAAAATACTTTgaagttaaatgtaatttgaagtgaatttaagtataattatataaactactttttaaaggtaaaaatacccaagtgtaaaatttaaataaataaatacaaaactttaTTAATGTGCTTCTTATATCTtaacagataaataaataataatataataaattaaattaattatgtagtgACTATTGCATACATAGAACCAGACATTGTTCCtaagttttgaatatttttaatttttctaagtCAAACTTAGTGAAAATcttgtaataaattttcaatttgtttttggaaatcataatttttttaatcagttttaaaataatcgaaaattttagttattttttatagcttttaaaaaaaggcataattattttgaaaatttaatagtgaATATATAACGGTAATGTAAGcatttggttaaaattttaagtacttccagtgatttttttttgagttgcaactacataaaaaaaatagattttgtcaaaacagATTTTTCATAAAAGTTCTCGTTTTTCGTGATTGTGAAACGTAgctttgtaagtacataatttgagTTATGTAACAACGAATCGGTTTATGAaacttaaattttgaattattttggcCATTTTTTTGCCTTTcaagtgcatatttttaatgcatttttaaagttttatagtttaaaaaaatgtattaagtttaaCCTTATTAGATAACATACAGTAcataaaacgtttaaatatgtatttgtattaggtattaactattacttatatttcaaaatctgatgtggataatattgtaatctaaatatatttatttttctcagtTTGTTTGTTCCCGTCAAAAAACGATGATTATTAATGCATATAAAGCCAAAATGATCGAAAACCCTGAACATAAAATGGTTCAcctgaaaaaaaactttatctTACGAACTTGGAATTGGTCaatcaacaatttataacaCCATATTGGAGTATCAACGGACAAAAACTGTTTCTTCGCCAAACAAAACGAAAGTCCGAAAACAACTGACCGAAAAAGTAGATGATTTTGACAAGTATGGTATCAGAAGAAAAGTGCATCAATTTTGGCACGATCGTGATACACCTACGTTAGACAAGATTCTTGTGTCCGTAAATGAAGATAATGGTCTACCAAATTTTTCTCGAACATCATTATTCAGATTGTTGAAATCTACGGATTTCGTATATATGAAGCGAGGTCGTAATAGTGGTTTGATTGAAAAATCTGAAATCATACTTTGGCGGAGAAgatatttaaaagatattaaaaGATACAGAGAAGAAGGAAGACCAATTTACTATCTAGATGAAACGTGGGTAAACGCTGGAGATGTTAATAGTAAAGTATGGGTCGACAAAACTGTAACGTCAGCTCGAGTAGCATCTTCCGAGGGACTTTCGACTGGAGTAATAAACCCTACTGGCAAGGGGAAACGTTTAATTGTTAGCCACATCGGTTCCGAAGATGGATTTGTTCCCGGTGGTCTTTTGTGCTTTGAGTCAAAGAAAAACACCCAAGACTATCACGATGAGATGAACGGGGACTCTTTTCGTGATTGGTTGGAAGGTGTTTTGCCCAGACTCAAAGAGAACGCAGTCATCGTCATGGACAACGCTCCTTATCATTcggtgaaaattgaaaaatgccCAACTACGAATTGGAGAAAAGATGACATAATTGCATGACTCCAGAGCAAAGGAGAGCAAGTCGACGACACAATGCTTGTCGTAGAATTGTTAGACcaagttaaaaattgaaaccattatataacaattatgtcATCGATGAAATGGTAAAAgctaacaataaaattgtcCTTAGACTTCCTCCGTATCACTGTGAGCTTAATGCAATTGAACTCGCATGGGCTATAGTTCTTACATGTCAAAGATAACaacaaaacttttaaattacaagATATAAAACACTTGTTAATTGAAGGAGTGAATAAAGTTAgtggaaaatatatatatatgtggaaAAATTTTGTCGGTCATGTGATAAAGGAGGAAGAAAAAGCATGGAGTTTGGATAATGTGGTCGAAGAACTCATGTCAGCAGAAAATCAGCCTTGAGTTCTTACTATTGGCCAAAGCGACACGGATGGTGACTCGGACGACGGTGATGAAGACTTCAGATACCTATCAGATACAgactaaattttattaattaattattatacattatttttatttgaattgttgtatataatagattgtgttgtgtatatatgtatctaACAAACGTTTTAACCTGAGtagtattttttaagatataattgaGTAATTTGGTAAGAATTACGAaagaatttatacaaaataaagttGTACTCATATTCCTATACTTCATGAAAAGGAGAAAAAGAAACAAGAAAATgtagatgataatattgtgagtatttctttaatatttatacacaagaaattatattatgtaattattagaagtgatatgatttatatattatataaatgtaatatttttttatatttatttatatatttcacttcatgattaaatttatttttacgtaatttttacgtaCATCTGTATAAAAATATCGATGTAATTCGAGTTTTGGACTATGGGATTCCGATTCCCCCGCGCCTGCTTAACTTCCCCGCCAAAATACTTTCAAAGTATTAATTTCCCCTGAAATTTGAAAGGGCCCTAAGCTATCTCGTATGTGCATTGAAAAAATTCCAAAGTGTCTAGAACGGCCATCCGGCAGCTAAGTATGATATTTACCGGCGGGATGCAActaaaacaaatcatttttcaagTTATAAGTCCTGGACGGCGTAATTCTAAGTTGTTAACTTTGAAACTTTTACACCGTATAGCCGACGTGTATACCAATCGATAGACATGCTATTTATGCAGGTgcacacataaaaataatgtagttgATTTAACTTCAAACTACAATGTTCAACACCCATTAGTTGAATCAACTGCAtagtcatttatatttttgttgttgtttctactccaaaatagtgttaaaattaACCATTCagtatgttatttttacaaCGCTGAAAAAACCCGAAAATCGTCCGCATGCGTCATGTGCACATGATGTAGATGCATGCTATAACAACAtaagctatatttatattttaatttctcccACTCTACTACCTAGTCGCAGTCGTAAATTCCACCACTCGCCATGTCGCGGCGGCGGATAGAATTGACGGCGGCCAGTGTTTGGCCAGGTTAagtggtgggaatgcgcgagTACGGACTAGTTTTGGTCGTCTGCCGCCGCGCAGAACTGAGGAGCGTTCTCTCATAATCTCGTCTCTCGATGCCCGGTGGcctttgtaatttgtataccaaTAGCACGTTTATGCCTTCATAGTTCATGgtgaatgttattaaattaattgcaaaCTATAGTGACATTACCTAATTACAGGTTATACAAGTTACTTTGTTTAGTTACCTACAAGATTACaagtttatttaacaatttagaaTCTTTAAGATATTTCTTAAGCAACTATAGTTGCCATTCGGTTAACGTCCATTAACCTCGTTTGCAATATGGACAATACGTGGAATACGGTACGTACCTACCACACATTTACTTAGCAcgtaaattacaattacaaactATGAATCGCTTGTTAAAACTTTCAGGTTTACAGCCTGACTTAAAAGTTGGTCCCGGTAAAAGTGTAATTTCCAAAACAGAGTTAACTTATAATGTTTACAAAACTATACCTTCAGAGTTGGTTAATGAATCATATAAGGTATCGTGGGTAGAgtataaaggtatatattataagattggATTAATTTTGGTAATACAAACAAATCTTGATGGTTGCTTATTTGGAGAAATAGATAAAATACTTGTTGGTAAGTCTAGAGtgccatattttataatcaaaccATTAATATCAATAGGGTTTGACAGCCATTTTCATGCACATGAAGTAAATTTTGACCATtcgaatattgataaaatagggTATTATATCAATGAACTTGACTATCCATTTCCTACTGCTGCtaaaacaataggtaataataaaacatatgttttattaagatataactaggtatattatgtagcgCACCAAATACtgttagtaaataaatttaaataatatctacctagtacctacctatgtaaaacattataatgtgaACATATTGTGATGTCCTaagttttatgtacctatattattataattattttatttata
The DNA window shown above is from Acyrthosiphon pisum isolate AL4f unplaced genomic scaffold, pea_aphid_22Mar2018_4r6ur Scaffold_20960;HRSCAF=22641, whole genome shotgun sequence and carries:
- the LOC103310107 gene encoding uncharacterized protein LOC103310107; the protein is MIENPEHKMYQRTKTVSSPNKTKVRKQLTEKVDDFDKYGIRRKVHQFWHDRDTPTLDKILVSVNEDNGLPNFSRTSLFRLLKSTDFVYMKRGRNSGLIEKSEIILWRRRYLKDIKRYREEGRPIYYLDETWVNAGDVNSKVWVDKTVTSARVASSEGLSTGVINPTGKGKRLIVSHIGSEDGFVPGGLLCFESKKNTQDYHDEMNGDSFRDWLEGVLPRLKENAVIVMDNAPYHSVKIEKCPTTNWRKDDIIA